The Methanomicrobiales archaeon HGW-Methanomicrobiales-1 genome includes a region encoding these proteins:
- the nifB gene encoding nitrogenase cofactor biosynthesis protein NifB produces the protein MADQVQVADVAGKKVEWDAAQMRKINEHPCFSEKACHTFGRCHIPVAPKCNIQCNYCIRDFDCVNESRPGVTTRVLNADESMDMVKKVVEKYNYIKVVGIAGPGEPLANEETFETLRRLHDEYPNVIKCISTNGLLLPDKIDLLEKYDVGNVTVTLNAIDPEIGAKIYQFIDYNGKRYTGLEGAKILLSQQMKGIEEAVKRHMIVKINTVYIPGINEDHIPAIAKKVGEMGVYTFNVIPLIAQYKFADITPPTQEMKRKMQDECGKYVKQMRHCQRCRADAIGKLGHDVQSCMYEKK, from the coding sequence ATGGCTGATCAAGTGCAAGTCGCAGACGTTGCGGGGAAAAAAGTCGAGTGGGATGCAGCGCAGATGCGCAAAATAAATGAACATCCCTGCTTTTCCGAAAAAGCATGCCACACCTTCGGCAGGTGCCACATACCCGTAGCACCCAAGTGCAATATCCAGTGCAATTACTGCATCCGGGACTTTGACTGCGTAAACGAGAGCCGCCCCGGCGTCACCACGCGGGTACTGAATGCCGATGAATCCATGGACATGGTCAAGAAAGTAGTGGAGAAGTACAATTACATCAAGGTCGTCGGTATCGCGGGCCCCGGCGAACCGCTGGCAAACGAAGAAACGTTTGAAACCCTCCGCCGCCTTCACGATGAATATCCCAATGTTATCAAATGCATCAGCACCAATGGTCTCCTCCTCCCCGACAAGATCGACCTGCTCGAAAAATATGATGTCGGTAATGTCACCGTAACGCTCAATGCAATCGATCCCGAGATCGGCGCAAAGATCTACCAGTTCATCGACTACAATGGCAAGCGCTATACCGGTCTCGAAGGCGCAAAAATCCTCCTCTCCCAGCAGATGAAGGGCATCGAAGAAGCCGTAAAGCGGCACATGATCGTAAAGATCAACACGGTCTACATCCCCGGCATCAACGAGGATCATATCCCGGCAATAGCCAAGAAAGTCGGCGAGATGGGCGTATACACGTTCAACGTCATCCCGCTCATCGCCCAGTACAAATTTGCCGACATTACCCCGCCCACGCAGGAGATGAAGCGAAAGATGCAGGACGAGTGTGGGAAATATGTCAAGCAGATGCGCCACTGCCAGCGCTGCCGGGCCGACGCGATCGGCAAACTCGGCCACGACGTCCAGTCGTGCATGTATGAAAAGAAATAA
- a CDS encoding 8-oxoguanine DNA glycosylase yields the protein MPKISLSPDQPFSLDQTLGCGQVFRWEQKADGWWYGIVSDRVIKIRQDGSSLTFEGADTAFIRNYFSLDLDLKKVIKKIDRDPFIHAAIRRCAGLRLVRQPPWECLISYICSTNSNIPTIRRRIASIAEQFGNEIEFEGKTYFSFPGPSSITYEGNEGLTICKLGYRQPYVFGTSCTVTDEKQWEETIRRLPYEDARKEMMKLHGVGPKAADCILLFAFQKYEAFPVDVWIRRIMQQNYLTDLDLEAGLTNRDYNTIRQYAREHFGEYCGYAQEYLFAAREG from the coding sequence ATGCCGAAAATCTCCCTTTCCCCAGACCAGCCATTCTCGCTCGACCAGACTCTGGGGTGTGGCCAGGTCTTCCGCTGGGAGCAAAAGGCCGACGGGTGGTGGTACGGCATTGTCAGCGACCGGGTCATTAAGATCCGACAGGATGGATCGAGTCTGACCTTTGAGGGCGCTGACACCGCGTTTATCCGGAATTATTTCTCCTTGGATCTGGACCTGAAAAAGGTAATAAAAAAGATTGACCGGGACCCATTCATCCACGCCGCTATCCGCAGGTGCGCCGGTCTCCGCCTCGTTCGCCAGCCACCATGGGAGTGCCTGATCTCCTATATCTGTTCCACGAATTCGAACATCCCAACCATCCGGCGCAGGATTGCCTCGATTGCAGAACAGTTCGGGAACGAAATCGAATTCGAAGGAAAGACTTACTTCTCGTTTCCCGGTCCCTCATCTATCACCTACGAGGGAAATGAGGGGCTCACGATATGCAAACTGGGATACCGCCAGCCCTATGTTTTTGGCACGTCCTGCACAGTCACCGATGAAAAACAATGGGAAGAAACAATCCGCAGGCTCCCGTACGAAGATGCCCGGAAAGAGATGATGAAACTGCACGGGGTAGGGCCCAAGGCAGCAGACTGCATCCTGCTTTTTGCCTTCCAGAAATACGAAGCCTTCCCGGTCGATGTCTGGATCCGTCGGATCATGCAGCAGAATTATCTCACAGACCTGGATCTCGAAGCCGGGCTCACCAACCGGGATTACAATACGATACGACAGTATGCCCGGGAACATTTCGGGGAATACTGCGGGTATGCGCAGGAATATTTGTTTGCGGCGCGGGAAGGATGA
- a CDS encoding adenosylhomocysteinase: MSTGKLKMEWAAQYMPVLAAIKKQFVKEKPFAGMTIGMALHVEAKTANLVTTLAAGGAVVHITGCNPLSTQDDVAEALNDVKNVHCYAKRACSVEEYYAAIDQVLDAKPTITIDDGMDLIHYIHTKRRDLLKTVIGGCEETTTGIHRLRAMAADGKLEFPVIAVNDTPMKRFFDNVHGTGESALTSIMITTNSLIAGKYIVVAGYGYCGRGLAKKAHGLGAKVIVTEIDSRRALEAHMDGYMVMTMDEAAALGDIFITTTGNMAVINQKHFKKLKDGAILSNAGHFNVEIDIEWLHKHADKVITREGIETFMLKGKAVHVLAEGRLVNLATPKGMGHPIEVMDLSFALQAFCTQYIAKNGKKLKGGVYEVPQDIDEQVANIKLSSLGLSIDTQSKEQKKYQCSWDIGT, from the coding sequence ATGAGTACAGGAAAACTGAAGATGGAATGGGCTGCGCAGTACATGCCGGTGCTCGCTGCGATAAAGAAACAGTTTGTCAAGGAAAAACCGTTTGCCGGTATGACGATTGGTATGGCACTCCATGTCGAGGCCAAGACCGCAAACCTCGTCACCACGCTTGCCGCCGGCGGGGCAGTGGTGCATATCACGGGATGCAACCCGCTCTCCACGCAGGACGATGTTGCAGAGGCGCTCAATGATGTGAAAAACGTTCACTGCTATGCAAAGCGGGCCTGCTCGGTCGAAGAGTATTACGCTGCCATTGACCAGGTGCTGGACGCAAAGCCGACCATCACCATCGATGACGGCATGGACCTTATCCACTACATCCACACCAAACGCCGTGACCTCTTAAAGACCGTGATTGGCGGTTGTGAGGAAACAACCACAGGTATCCACCGCCTCCGTGCCATGGCGGCAGACGGGAAACTCGAGTTTCCGGTTATCGCTGTGAATGACACTCCCATGAAGCGGTTCTTTGATAATGTCCACGGGACCGGAGAGAGTGCACTCACCTCGATTATGATCACGACCAATTCCCTGATTGCCGGCAAGTACATTGTCGTTGCAGGGTACGGCTACTGCGGTCGGGGTCTTGCAAAGAAGGCGCACGGGCTCGGTGCCAAGGTCATCGTTACCGAGATCGATTCCCGTCGGGCGCTCGAAGCGCACATGGACGGATACATGGTCATGACCATGGACGAGGCAGCAGCACTCGGGGACATCTTCATCACCACGACCGGCAACATGGCCGTGATTAACCAGAAGCACTTCAAGAAACTCAAAGACGGTGCAATCCTCTCCAATGCCGGTCATTTCAATGTCGAGATCGATATCGAATGGCTCCACAAGCATGCCGACAAGGTCATCACCCGCGAAGGTATCGAGACGTTCATGCTCAAGGGCAAAGCGGTTCACGTACTTGCCGAGGGCAGGCTTGTCAATCTTGCGACCCCCAAGGGTATGGGTCACCCAATCGAAGTCATGGACCTGAGTTTCGCCCTCCAGGCGTTCTGCACCCAGTACATTGCGAAGAACGGCAAGAAACTCAAGGGCGGTGTATACGAGGTTCCGCAGGATATCGATGAGCAGGTTGCAAATATCAAGCTCTCCTCGCTCGGGCTTTCCATCGATACGCAGTCAAAGGAGCAGAAGAAATACCAGTGCAGCTGGGATATCGGGACTTAG
- a CDS encoding imidazole glycerol phosphate synthase subunit HisF yields MVLTRRIIPCLDLKDGRVVKGTNFLGLRDAGDPVELAERYNEQGADEVVFLDITASKEKRGIIIELIKRAADQLFLPLTVGGGIRSLEDIQQILRAGADKVSMNTSAVHDPTLITRGAESFGTQCIVVAMDVRRNFTPNEKAIPVFLEDGTKCWYEVVIYGGSKPTGIDAVAWAKEAEERGAGEILLTSMETDGTKNGFDLAITAAISDAAGIPVIASGGVGNLSHFYDGFTKGKADACLAASVFHFGEFTVKEVKEYLRERHIPVRL; encoded by the coding sequence ATGGTGCTCACGCGAAGGATCATTCCCTGCCTGGATCTCAAGGACGGGAGGGTGGTCAAGGGGACGAATTTTCTCGGCTTGCGGGATGCCGGTGACCCGGTCGAGCTTGCCGAACGCTACAATGAGCAGGGCGCAGATGAAGTGGTGTTTCTCGACATCACCGCGTCAAAGGAGAAACGGGGCATCATCATTGAGCTGATCAAGCGGGCAGCCGACCAGCTCTTCCTCCCGCTGACGGTCGGCGGGGGTATCCGTTCCTTAGAAGATATCCAGCAGATCCTCCGGGCCGGCGCCGATAAAGTGAGCATGAACACGAGCGCCGTGCACGACCCAACCCTCATCACCCGGGGCGCAGAATCCTTCGGCACCCAGTGTATCGTGGTCGCGATGGACGTGCGCCGGAACTTCACCCCTAACGAGAAAGCAATTCCCGTATTTCTCGAAGACGGCACAAAATGCTGGTATGAAGTGGTCATCTACGGCGGCAGCAAGCCAACCGGTATCGATGCGGTTGCCTGGGCAAAGGAAGCCGAGGAACGGGGGGCGGGAGAGATCCTGCTCACCAGTATGGAGACCGATGGCACCAAGAACGGGTTTGATCTCGCAATTACTGCCGCAATATCCGACGCTGCCGGCATCCCGGTAATTGCAAGTGGAGGTGTCGGAAACCTGTCGCATTTCTACGACGGTTTCACAAAAGGCAAAGCCGATGCCTGCCTTGCAGCAAGCGTTTTCCACTTCGGGGAGTTCACCGTAAAAGAGGTAAAAGAGTATCTCAGAGAACGGCATATCCCGGTACGGCTCTGA
- a CDS encoding phenylalanine--tRNA ligase subunit beta produces the protein MAVITLPYKYLERLTRTDKKTILDKVALIGSDVERIEEDHADVEFFPDRPDLFSPEGVARAMRGYLGIETGLSSYPVKPSGIKFTVDPALATIRPVLGAAVIRGVSFDDESIQSIMSLQESLHWAVGRGRSKVAIGIHDMDTVRSPFHYIASRPSRGFIPLDFTEKMTMTEILEKHPKGRDYAKIVKDFPLYPLIVDDDDHVLSFPPIINGERTRVTIDTKNILLDTTGTDKRAVSVAVNIICTAMAEAGAKIESVEIGGVQTPTLAPAERIVSVSECSRLLGIELTAASMAELLRKMRFGAEPAGADTVKVQVPCYRADIMHDWDLFEDVAIAYGYDRLESQPPKTFTVGKPHPVQVNAALAREAFCGLGYLEVMPFTLTNEDVLYGKMQRDEKKGVLHVMHPISIENTVVRTELLPLLLEFLTLNRHRELPQRLFTVGDVVDSCLTYQQAAGVSTHPDADFSEAYASADAMLHELSIEYTVKESTDAAFIEGRRGDIISGGKKIGVFGEIHPAVLKAFELEHSVAAFEFDLRAVPGYAVL, from the coding sequence ATGGCCGTTATTACGCTCCCCTACAAGTATCTCGAACGGCTGACCCGCACCGACAAAAAGACGATCCTCGACAAGGTTGCCCTCATCGGATCGGACGTCGAGCGGATCGAAGAGGACCATGCGGATGTGGAGTTCTTCCCGGATCGCCCCGACCTCTTCTCTCCCGAAGGCGTGGCCCGGGCCATGCGGGGCTATCTCGGGATCGAGACCGGTCTCTCGTCCTACCCGGTCAAACCCTCGGGCATAAAATTCACCGTCGATCCCGCGCTTGCAACCATCCGCCCCGTACTTGGGGCAGCGGTTATCCGGGGAGTCTCGTTCGATGACGAGTCGATCCAGAGCATCATGTCCCTGCAGGAGTCGCTCCACTGGGCAGTCGGCAGGGGAAGAAGCAAGGTTGCGATCGGCATCCACGACATGGATACCGTCAGATCGCCGTTCCACTACATCGCTTCCCGGCCAAGCCGGGGTTTCATCCCGCTCGACTTCACCGAGAAGATGACGATGACGGAGATCCTCGAAAAGCACCCGAAAGGCCGGGACTATGCGAAGATCGTCAAAGATTTCCCGCTCTACCCGCTTATCGTGGACGACGACGACCACGTCCTCTCGTTTCCCCCGATCATCAACGGTGAGCGGACACGCGTGACCATCGATACGAAGAACATTCTTCTCGACACGACCGGCACCGACAAGCGGGCGGTCAGTGTAGCGGTCAATATCATCTGCACCGCGATGGCCGAAGCCGGCGCGAAGATCGAGAGTGTTGAGATCGGCGGCGTGCAGACCCCGACTCTTGCCCCCGCAGAACGGATAGTGAGCGTGAGCGAGTGCTCACGGCTTCTTGGCATCGAGCTGACCGCAGCGTCAATGGCAGAACTCCTCCGGAAGATGCGCTTTGGTGCTGAACCGGCAGGTGCAGACACGGTAAAGGTACAGGTCCCCTGTTACCGTGCTGACATTATGCACGACTGGGACCTGTTCGAAGATGTGGCAATTGCATACGGGTATGACCGGCTCGAAAGCCAGCCGCCCAAAACCTTCACCGTGGGAAAACCCCACCCGGTGCAGGTCAACGCGGCTTTAGCCCGTGAAGCCTTCTGCGGTCTCGGCTATCTCGAAGTGATGCCGTTTACGCTGACCAACGAGGATGTGCTGTACGGAAAGATGCAGCGCGACGAAAAGAAAGGTGTCCTCCATGTCATGCACCCCATCAGCATCGAGAACACCGTGGTCAGGACCGAGCTCCTCCCCCTGCTTCTTGAATTTTTAACCCTGAACCGGCACCGCGAACTCCCGCAGCGCCTATTCACCGTCGGCGATGTCGTAGACTCCTGCCTCACCTACCAGCAGGCAGCCGGGGTCAGCACCCACCCGGACGCGGACTTCTCGGAGGCCTACGCCTCGGCAGACGCGATGCTCCACGAGCTCTCCATCGAATATACAGTGAAGGAATCCACCGACGCGGCCTTCATCGAGGGACGTCGGGGCGATATTATTTCCGGCGGAAAAAAGATTGGAGTCTTTGGCGAGATTCATCCCGCTGTATTGAAAGCGTTTGAACTTGAGCACTCCGTTGCTGCGTTCGAGTTCGACCTCAGAGCCGTACCGGGATATGCCGTTCTCTGA
- a CDS encoding phenylalanine--tRNA ligase subunit alpha, giving the protein MAELTQNEKRLLAILEQEKKADAPHLAGLLEATPEAVVQWAHLAQDNGLALVERIVAKEFVYTDEGKAYAQNGLPETQLLRFILPGTTLADLQKHEAFKIGFGQLRKKGLVKVEGTSVAKTPGATTDADEAALKNPSDADPKTKELIKRGILQESETVRYTIAITPAGLALVKQGLDLRGETGTLTRDQIISGEWKNLNLRKYDVSKLPKKAYPGKIHPYQRIIGEMREILLEMGFTELYGGIVQQSYWNFDALFQPQDHPAREMQDTFYLNETLPLPPGYEKVKAMHESGGETSSTGWGGVWKEEKAEQCVLRTHTTSVSIQYLANNPNPPVKAFCVGRVYRRETIDTTHLAEFEQLEGIVMDENVSFGNLLGILREFYNRMGFESVRFKPSFYPYTEPSLDAEVYVDGIGWIEMGGAGIFREEVTAPLGINYPVLAWGLGVSRIAMLRLGLKDLRLLHKSDVAFLRETPSLRHTKGGI; this is encoded by the coding sequence ATGGCGGAACTGACCCAGAACGAGAAACGGCTGCTGGCAATACTGGAACAAGAGAAGAAGGCAGATGCCCCGCATCTCGCGGGTCTGCTCGAAGCGACTCCTGAAGCCGTGGTGCAGTGGGCGCACCTTGCACAGGATAATGGTCTCGCTCTTGTTGAGAGAATTGTGGCAAAGGAGTTTGTATACACCGATGAGGGGAAGGCCTATGCACAGAACGGGCTTCCCGAGACCCAGCTCCTCCGCTTTATCCTGCCGGGAACAACCCTTGCCGATCTCCAGAAGCACGAGGCGTTTAAGATTGGTTTTGGCCAGCTGAGAAAGAAAGGGCTGGTCAAAGTCGAGGGCACGTCCGTTGCAAAAACCCCGGGAGCCACCACCGATGCGGATGAAGCCGCCCTGAAAAATCCCTCCGATGCCGATCCAAAGACAAAGGAACTCATCAAGCGCGGCATTTTACAGGAATCCGAAACTGTCCGGTACACGATCGCCATCACTCCTGCCGGGCTTGCACTCGTGAAACAGGGGCTCGACCTCAGAGGCGAGACCGGCACCCTCACCCGAGACCAGATCATCTCGGGCGAATGGAAGAACCTCAATCTCCGTAAGTATGACGTGAGCAAACTCCCCAAAAAGGCGTATCCCGGTAAGATCCACCCGTACCAGCGGATCATCGGCGAGATGCGGGAGATCCTGCTCGAAATGGGATTTACCGAACTTTACGGCGGGATCGTCCAGCAGTCCTACTGGAACTTCGACGCCCTCTTCCAGCCGCAGGATCACCCGGCCCGGGAGATGCAGGACACGTTCTATCTCAATGAAACTCTCCCGCTCCCTCCGGGGTACGAGAAGGTAAAGGCCATGCACGAGTCTGGTGGAGAGACCTCTTCGACCGGCTGGGGCGGCGTCTGGAAGGAGGAGAAGGCCGAGCAGTGCGTGCTCCGGACCCACACCACGAGTGTCTCGATCCAGTACCTTGCGAATAACCCGAATCCCCCAGTGAAAGCGTTCTGTGTTGGCAGGGTGTACCGGCGCGAGACGATCGATACCACCCACCTGGCCGAGTTCGAGCAGCTCGAAGGGATCGTGATGGACGAGAACGTCTCATTCGGGAACCTGCTGGGGATCCTCCGGGAGTTCTACAACCGCATGGGCTTCGAGAGCGTGCGCTTCAAGCCCTCGTTCTATCCCTACACCGAGCCGAGCCTTGATGCCGAGGTATATGTTGATGGGATTGGCTGGATCGAGATGGGTGGTGCTGGCATCTTCCGCGAGGAGGTCACCGCCCCGCTCGGGATCAATTACCCCGTTCTTGCCTGGGGTCTTGGCGTGAGCCGGATCGCGATGCTCCGTCTCGGTCTCAAGGATCTCCGGCTTCTGCATAAGAGCGACGTGGCGTTCCTCCGCGAGACGCCTTCGCTGCGCCACACGAAGGGAGGGATCTGA
- a CDS encoding tryptophan--tRNA ligase has product MPEPQNNPWSSTPSLDIEKTFADFGIDPIGSVLAELPTVPYFMRRNIVVGHRDYLPIAKAIRNRTPFHILTGFMPSGHPHLGHLMVMKEVVWHVQQGGNGYVTIADREAHAVRDLSWQKCQEYGKEYLACLYALGFEGTTYFQSKNERLKDLAFEAAMKVNFSDLSAIYGFSPETDIAHADSVITQVADILYPQIDREPAPTLVPVGVDQDPHIRLTRGVAHKMRMFTIEERDGYISVRSKNAPEAALDAVKKAFPHAKKYEGHVDIKDAQCVDVSAKVREIERAHGGYAFYTPSSTYHVFMPGLTGGKMSSSVPESIISFYETESVVRKKVMSGITGGRVTLEEQKRLGGEPDKCSLYLLNLFHMVTDDTELAEIRRKCTAGEITCGQCKKDTAERVVSFLHDFKEKMDVAMDTIEV; this is encoded by the coding sequence ATGCCGGAACCGCAGAACAACCCCTGGTCAAGCACGCCGTCTCTCGATATCGAAAAAACATTCGCCGATTTTGGTATCGACCCGATAGGTTCGGTCCTCGCCGAACTCCCCACCGTTCCCTATTTCATGCGGCGGAATATTGTTGTCGGTCACCGCGATTACCTTCCGATAGCAAAAGCGATCCGCAACCGCACGCCCTTCCATATCCTCACCGGGTTCATGCCAAGCGGTCACCCGCATCTCGGTCACTTAATGGTGATGAAGGAAGTGGTCTGGCACGTCCAGCAGGGCGGTAACGGGTACGTGACCATCGCTGACCGCGAGGCTCACGCGGTCCGGGATCTGTCATGGCAGAAGTGTCAGGAATATGGCAAGGAGTATCTCGCCTGCCTCTATGCGCTCGGGTTCGAGGGCACCACGTACTTCCAGAGTAAAAACGAGCGGCTCAAGGATCTCGCGTTCGAAGCGGCAATGAAGGTGAACTTCTCGGACCTCTCGGCGATCTACGGTTTTTCTCCGGAGACCGACATTGCCCACGCGGACAGCGTGATCACGCAGGTAGCCGATATCCTGTATCCCCAGATCGACCGGGAACCTGCTCCTACGCTCGTGCCGGTCGGCGTTGACCAGGACCCGCACATCCGGCTCACACGCGGGGTTGCCCATAAGATGCGGATGTTTACGATAGAGGAGCGGGACGGGTACATCAGTGTCCGGTCCAAGAATGCTCCCGAAGCAGCACTCGATGCGGTGAAAAAGGCGTTCCCGCACGCGAAGAAATACGAAGGCCACGTGGATATCAAAGATGCGCAGTGCGTTGATGTGAGCGCGAAAGTCCGGGAGATTGAACGGGCGCACGGCGGGTATGCATTCTACACGCCCTCGTCCACCTATCACGTCTTTATGCCCGGGCTCACGGGTGGCAAGATGTCGAGCAGTGTTCCCGAGAGCATCATTTCGTTCTACGAGACCGAGTCGGTTGTAAGAAAGAAAGTGATGAGCGGGATCACCGGTGGAAGGGTGACTTTGGAAGAGCAGAAGCGGCTCGGCGGGGAACCGGACAAGTGCTCGCTCTACCTACTCAATCTCTTCCACATGGTAACCGACGATACGGAACTGGCAGAGATCCGGCGGAAATGCACGGCAGGCGAGATTACCTGCGGCCAGTGCAAGAAGGATACTGCGGAACGCGTGGTTTCGTTCCTGCACGACTTCAAGGAGAAGATGGACGTGGCTATGGACACAATTGAGGTGTGA
- a CDS encoding endonuclease, with product MKAIFDGTAVRVGKDGRVLYEQSGYGRLEKDGVKLAPQEALYLIHRQKIAIDGYTFDSLFSEFASERNFLRSFLVYRDLRERGYVVQTGPHDFRLFRRGEKPGTGESLYLVRVLSERDPIRFTKLIEEVVASRNMRKQYVLAVVDDEEELTYYEIKLQVLADACTTLTPLSKHKAVLIGKSAMVRINPPSDLEAAGFGKRLDDERLMLSPVELLYLMGKGTVELRKGDVPISTPEYFELARENDPELPEKDKVYTELRSHDYTPRTGYKFGHHFRVYCGKNVHSDLLVHAVEKDAALPMSTISRSVRMAHSVKKKMLFGTVHTNGIQFVEFARIKL from the coding sequence GTGAAAGCGATATTTGACGGCACCGCTGTGCGGGTGGGAAAGGACGGGCGCGTGCTCTATGAACAGAGCGGGTACGGGCGCCTGGAAAAGGATGGCGTGAAACTTGCACCGCAGGAGGCGCTCTATCTCATCCACCGCCAGAAGATCGCAATCGACGGCTATACGTTCGACAGTCTGTTTTCAGAGTTCGCCAGCGAACGCAATTTCCTGCGGAGTTTCCTGGTGTACCGCGATCTCCGCGAACGAGGATACGTGGTGCAGACCGGCCCGCATGACTTCCGGTTATTCCGACGCGGGGAGAAACCCGGTACCGGAGAATCGCTCTACTTGGTACGGGTGCTCTCGGAACGCGATCCCATCCGGTTTACCAAACTGATCGAAGAAGTAGTTGCGTCCCGGAATATGCGCAAACAGTACGTGCTCGCAGTTGTCGATGATGAAGAGGAACTCACGTATTACGAGATCAAGCTCCAGGTCCTGGCAGATGCGTGCACTACCCTGACACCGCTCTCGAAACATAAAGCAGTCCTTATCGGGAAATCCGCAATGGTCCGGATTAATCCCCCCTCCGATCTCGAGGCAGCCGGTTTTGGCAAGCGCCTGGATGACGAACGGCTCATGCTCTCACCGGTTGAACTGCTCTATCTCATGGGAAAAGGTACCGTGGAGCTCCGGAAAGGAGATGTCCCCATCAGCACCCCGGAATATTTTGAACTCGCCCGCGAGAATGATCCGGAACTCCCCGAGAAAGACAAGGTATACACCGAACTCCGGTCGCACGATTACACGCCCCGGACCGGCTACAAATTCGGGCACCACTTCCGGGTCTACTGCGGGAAGAACGTGCATTCCGACCTGCTGGTACATGCAGTGGAGAAGGATGCTGCGCTTCCCATGAGCACGATCTCGCGCTCGGTCCGGATGGCGCACAGTGTCAAAAAGAAGATGTTGTTTGGCACTGTACATACTAACGGAATCCAATTCGTTGAATTTGCACGAATCAAACTGTGA
- a CDS encoding AAA family ATPase, with translation MQHKEPDFARKLNVSLRARVTLIVVMTPEEERVVAQVKEVCEKWEPSRQCIAWDSVDGFSVVCGNSGFLAQSRDPLTALDDMAKTDENAVILLKDFHEYWNNPQVKRKIRNFSQKFKYSRRTMVIVTPVQRVPEEIRDEAVLIHFPPPGAPELSKELDSLLATSGITSSLSEAGREKLIQAALGMTLNQARRSFSRAIVTHGTLDDRDIDAIIADKKDVLSQSDALEFYSLTENPDNVGGLAQLKDWLRLRERAFTQEARDYGLPAPKGIALIGIPGTGKSLTAKMIADLWHLPLLRLDVGALFGSLVGESEERTRRALSLAETIAPCILWIDEIEKAFAFGSGDAGTSQRVFAHLLTWMQDKTAPCFVVATANNIAALPPELLRKGRFDEIFFLDLPSTEERREIFSVHLKKRKCLPAEFSLDALAKESEGYVGAEIEQTVIDAMYLAFNENMRRVTTEDILGCMKTQVPLAISQRETVAALRAWLAEGRAISASRAVPAHGHTERTIALETFESIPT, from the coding sequence GTGCAGCACAAGGAGCCGGATTTCGCGCGAAAACTGAATGTCTCCCTTCGGGCCCGTGTTACCCTGATTGTCGTGATGACGCCGGAAGAGGAGCGGGTGGTTGCGCAGGTAAAAGAGGTCTGCGAGAAATGGGAACCTTCCCGCCAGTGCATTGCCTGGGACAGCGTGGACGGGTTCTCGGTTGTCTGCGGAAATTCGGGTTTTCTCGCCCAGTCCCGCGACCCGCTTACGGCTCTTGACGATATGGCCAAGACCGACGAGAATGCGGTGATCCTGCTCAAGGACTTCCACGAGTACTGGAATAACCCGCAGGTGAAACGCAAGATCCGCAACTTTTCCCAGAAGTTTAAGTACAGCCGGAGGACGATGGTGATCGTCACCCCGGTACAGCGCGTGCCTGAAGAGATCCGGGACGAAGCAGTCCTCATTCATTTCCCTCCCCCCGGGGCTCCTGAACTCTCAAAAGAGCTTGACAGCCTCCTTGCAACGAGCGGGATTACCAGTTCGCTCTCGGAAGCGGGCAGGGAGAAACTGATCCAGGCTGCGCTCGGCATGACACTCAACCAGGCCCGGCGCTCGTTTTCCCGGGCAATTGTCACGCACGGCACGCTTGACGACCGGGATATCGATGCCATCATCGCGGACAAGAAAGATGTCCTGAGCCAGTCAGATGCGCTTGAGTTTTACAGCCTTACCGAAAATCCCGATAATGTCGGCGGGCTTGCCCAGCTCAAGGACTGGCTCCGGCTCCGGGAGCGGGCGTTTACGCAGGAAGCCCGGGACTACGGTCTTCCTGCCCCCAAGGGCATTGCCCTTATCGGGATTCCCGGAACAGGAAAGAGTCTCACGGCCAAGATGATCGCTGATCTCTGGCACCTGCCCCTGCTCCGGCTCGATGTGGGAGCCTTATTTGGCAGCCTTGTAGGAGAATCCGAGGAGCGGACGCGCCGGGCCCTCTCCCTTGCTGAGACGATTGCACCCTGCATCCTCTGGATCGATGAGATCGAAAAGGCATTTGCATTCGGCAGCGGCGATGCCGGCACCAGCCAGCGGGTCTTTGCCCACCTGCTCACGTGGATGCAGGACAAGACGGCTCCCTGTTTCGTGGTGGCAACGGCCAACAACATTGCTGCCCTTCCGCCCGAACTCCTGCGCAAAGGGAGGTTTGATGAGATTTTCTTCCTCGATCTTCCCAGTACCGAAGAGCGGCGCGAGATCTTTTCCGTTCACCTGAAAAAACGCAAGTGCCTGCCGGCCGAGTTTTCCTTAGATGCGCTTGCAAAGGAGAGCGAAGGCTACGTGGGGGCCGAGATCGAGCAGACCGTGATCGACGCGATGTACTTAGCGTTCAACGAGAATATGCGCCGGGTCACCACTGAAGATATCCTCGGCTGCATGAAAACCCAGGTGCCGCTAGCAATCTCCCAGCGCGAGACCGTTGCTGCACTGCGGGCATGGCTTGCCGAGGGACGGGCTATCTCCGCGTCACGGGCAGTCCCTGCACATGGACATACCGAACGGACAATCGCGCTCGAAACCTTTGAAAGCATCCCTACGTGA